A window of Microcystis aeruginosa FD4 contains these coding sequences:
- the hisD gene encoding histidinol dehydrogenase, translated as MVRILKLSQLSSAERAKLQKRAELDIDNALKVAQTVIETIRERGDAGVVDYVRRFDYEGATVENIKVSEAEFEQAFQLIEPEVKTAIEQAFRNIQEVHRRQMPEEIQLAEIETGVFAGEKISPIPSVGLYVPRGRGAFPSMMLMLAIPAMVAGVERVVVCTPPDKQGNVEPVSLVAARMAGVKEIYKLGGVQAIAALALGTKNIKRVDKITGPCSVYGAAAKRLLFGTVDVGLPAGPSESIVLADESTDARLAALDLLIEAEHGADSAALLVTHCEQVAIAASEYAQEYLQKLPDWRREFCEAGLAAYGGIILTDSLQQSLDFVNEYAPEHLELLVSNPFAILGKIKNAGEILLGNHTPSSMATYAIGVNAVLPTGSFARSYSAVSVYDFLKRSTLAYVTPEGFEKLKETTKTLAEYEGFPAHKLAIQHREILL; from the coding sequence GTGGTCAGAATATTAAAACTTTCGCAATTAAGTAGCGCGGAACGGGCAAAACTTCAGAAAAGAGCCGAGTTAGATATTGATAACGCCCTCAAAGTCGCTCAAACGGTGATAGAAACCATCCGCGAGCGGGGAGATGCCGGCGTTGTGGACTATGTGCGGCGTTTTGACTACGAGGGTGCGACGGTAGAAAATATCAAAGTCAGCGAGGCAGAATTTGAGCAGGCTTTTCAGTTAATTGAACCGGAAGTGAAAACCGCTATTGAACAGGCTTTCCGGAATATTCAAGAGGTACATCGTCGCCAAATGCCGGAAGAAATACAACTGGCAGAAATTGAAACGGGTGTCTTTGCCGGCGAAAAAATCTCTCCTATCCCCAGTGTGGGTTTATACGTTCCCCGGGGCCGCGGCGCTTTTCCCTCGATGATGTTAATGTTAGCCATACCGGCAATGGTGGCAGGAGTGGAAAGAGTTGTGGTTTGTACTCCCCCCGATAAACAGGGCAACGTGGAACCGGTTTCTCTGGTGGCGGCGCGCATGGCTGGAGTCAAAGAAATTTATAAATTAGGGGGCGTACAAGCGATCGCTGCTTTAGCTTTGGGAACAAAAAATATCAAAAGGGTTGACAAAATTACCGGTCCGTGCAGCGTCTATGGGGCGGCGGCCAAGCGGTTACTGTTCGGCACTGTGGATGTGGGTTTGCCGGCAGGTCCGAGTGAGTCGATAGTTTTGGCCGATGAGTCCACCGATGCCCGTTTAGCGGCCTTGGATTTATTAATTGAAGCGGAACACGGGGCGGATTCGGCGGCTTTATTAGTCACCCACTGTGAACAGGTGGCGATCGCTGCTAGTGAGTATGCACAGGAATACCTGCAAAAACTCCCGGATTGGCGACGGGAATTCTGTGAGGCGGGTTTAGCCGCCTATGGGGGCATAATTTTAACCGATAGTTTGCAGCAATCCCTCGATTTTGTCAATGAGTACGCCCCGGAACATCTAGAGCTTTTAGTTAGTAATCCTTTTGCCATTCTGGGCAAGATTAAAAATGCTGGAGAAATTCTCCTGGGCAATCATACTCCTTCCTCTATGGCTACCTACGCCATCGGGGTAAATGCTGTGCTGCCGACAGGAAGTTTTGCTCGTTCCTATTCGGCGGTTTCGGTTTATGATTTTCTGAAACGCTCCACTTTGGCTTATGTCACCCCTGAAGGCTTTGAAAAGTTAAAAGAAACCACAAAAACTTTAGCCGAGTACGAGGGTTTTCCCGCCCATAAATTAGCAATTCAACACAGGGAAATTTTACTCTAA
- a CDS encoding excalibur calcium-binding domain-containing protein has protein sequence MKKLIVILILGFLSEQISIKSPISGNQTLNNLAVANNNNRPNPQKKPSPSPQFRCDGRTHCSQMTSCAEATFFLRNCPNVKMDGDGDGVPCESQWCGKKSSEKCWESSQNN, from the coding sequence ATGAAAAAATTAATTGTTATTTTAATTCTGGGTTTTCTGAGCGAACAAATATCAATAAAATCACCAATTTCTGGCAATCAAACCCTCAATAATTTAGCCGTAGCTAACAACAATAATCGTCCCAATCCCCAGAAAAAACCTAGTCCTTCTCCACAATTCCGCTGCGATGGTAGAACTCACTGTTCCCAGATGACATCCTGTGCAGAAGCAACTTTTTTCTTGAGAAACTGCCCCAATGTCAAAATGGATGGAGACGGTGATGGAGTTCCCTGTGAAAGTCAATGGTGTGGAAAAAAATCCTCAGAAAAATGTTGGGAAAGTTCTCAAAATAACTAA